A part of Carettochelys insculpta isolate YL-2023 chromosome 1, ASM3395843v1, whole genome shotgun sequence genomic DNA contains:
- the LOC142015984 gene encoding perilipin-3-like, whose product MDSNGKDTKMASLEHGEEEQQTVLKRVTSLPLVNAACDSHSDSNRASCKMAMFRKAGNALLDPSLQAVPDTQESVSSRLTDVKEAMSRVVDMTKEAVQDGMKATKSAVTDSMSTVAESRMGQLAVSGMEAVLGKSEELLDHYLPMTEEELAELAESMEGTPASSAQAPEHRSYFVRLGSLSAKLRQRAYRYSLDKMRHTSQSINEALSQLRQVIGLIEYIKEGVRLQDAREKFQEMWLNWSQKQPKGSEITDLEETGMESETLAMSRSILQQLQDACQVLVSSIQGLPPSLQDKDLSSSLLTQSREMMSRAQEYVDELMAYMMQNTPLSWIVGPFIPSGKGSAGSVEPPSQENEDKEAEVTTASKAD is encoded by the exons ATGGATTCTAATGGCAAGGATACAAAGATGGCATCCctggagcatggggaggaggaacagcag ACTGTCTTGAAGAGGGTGACCAGTCTCCCGCTAGTGAATGCTGCCTGTGACTCACATTCAGACTCCAATAGGGCATCTTGTAAAATGGCCATGTTCCgtaaggctgg TAATGCTTTGCTTGACCCTTCTCTCCAGGCTGTGCCCGACACACAGGAGTCTGTCTCCTCCAGACTGACAGATGTCAAGGAGGCCATGAGCAGAGTGGTAGACATGACGAAGGAGGCTGTGCAGGATGGGATGAAGGCCACCAAGTCAGCAGTGACGGACAGCATGAGCACAGTAGCAGAATCCAGAATGGGCCAACTGGCCGTGAGCGGAAtggaagcagtgctggggaagtcaGAAGAGCTCTTGGATCACTACCTTCCCATGACGGAGGAGGAACTGG CTGAACTTGCTGAATCCATGGAAGGGACTCCAGCGTCTTCAGCACAAGCGCCGGAGCATCGCAGCTACTTTGTGCGTTTGGGTTCCCTGTCGGCCAAACTCCGCCAGCGCGCCTACCGCTATTCCCTAGACAAGATGAGGCATACCAGCCAAAGCATCAATGAGGCTCTGTCCCAGCTTCGTCAGGTCATCGGACTG ATTGAATACATCAAAGAAGGTGTGAGGCTCCAAGATGCCCGGGAGAAGTTCCAGGAGATGTGGCTGAACTGGAGTCAAAAGCAGCCAAAAGGCAGTGAGATCACAGACTTGGAAGAGACAGGG ATGGAGTCTGAGACTCTGGCCATGTCCCGCAGcattctccagcagctgcaggatgcctgccaGGTGCTAGTATCCAGCATTCAAGGCCTCCCCCCCAGCCTTCAGGATAAG GAtctctccagcagcctcctgacccaGAGCCGGGAGATGATGAGCAGGGCCCAGGAATATGTGGATGAGCTGATGGCTTACATGATGCAGAATACACCTCTGTCCTGGATTGTGGGTCCCTTCATCCCCTCAGGTAAGGGGTCTGCAGGTTCCGTGGAACCACCAAGCCAAGAAAATGAGGATAAAGAAGCAGAAGTCACAACAGCATCTAAGGCTGACTGA
- the LOC142007191 gene encoding perilipin-3-like, with the protein MDSNGKDTKMASLEHGEEEQQTVLKRVTSLPLVNAACDLAATAYASTKESHPYVKSLCDLAEKGATSISNVAVGSPESVPPVFEPQEAQGWTKAVAEVEKVEETLPTPQQTAEMAVPDTQESVSSRLTDVKEAMSRVVDMTKEAVQDGLKATKSAVTDSMSTVAESRMGQLAMSGMEAVLGKSEELLDHYLPMTEEELAELAESMEGTPASSAQAPEHRSYFVRLGSLSAKLRQRAYRYSLDKMRHTSQSINEALSQLRQVIGLIEYIKEGVRLQDAREKFQEMWLNWSQKQPKGSEITDLEETRMESETLAMSRSILQQLQDACQVLVSSIQGLPTSLQDKVQQVYRNMEELRASFSSVGSFQDLSSSLLTQSREMVSRAQEYVDELMAYMMQNAPLSWIVGPFIPSGKGSAGSVEPPSQENEDKEAEVATASKAD; encoded by the exons ATGGATTCCAATGGCAAGGATACAAAGATGGCATCCctggagcatggggaggaggaacagcag ACTGTCTTGAAGAGGGTGACCAGTCTACCGCTAGTGAATGCTGCCTGTGATTTGGCTGCAACTGCCTATGCCTCCACCAAGGAGAGCCATCCCTACGTCAAGTCTCTGTgtgacctggcagagaagggagcgACATCCATAAGCAACGTTGCAGTCGGCAGCCCCGAGTCAGTTCCCCCTGTATTTGAACctcagg AAGCCCAGGGAT GGACTAAGGCTGTTGCTGAAGTAGAGAAGGTGGAGGAGACTCTACCAACTCCTCAGCAGACTGCTGAGATG GCTGTGCCTGACACACAGGAGTCGGTCTCCTCCAGACTGACAGATGTCAAGGAGGCCATGAGCAGAGTGGTAGACATGACGAAGGAGGCTGTGCAGGATGGGCTGAAGGCCACCAAGTCAGCAGTGACGGACAGCATGAGCACAGTAGCAGAATCCAGAATGGGCCAACTGGCCATGAGCGGAAtggaagcagtgctggggaagtcaGAAGAGCTCTTGGATCACTACCTTCCCATGACGGAGGAGGAACTGG CTGAACTTGCTGAATCCATGGAAGGGACTCCAGCGTCTTCAGCACAAGCGCCAGAGCATCGCAGCTACTTTGTGCGTTTGGGTTCCCTGTCGGCCAAACTCCGCCAGCGCGCCTACCGCTATTCCCTAGACAAGATGAGGCATACCAGCCAAAGCATCAATGAGGCTCTGTCCCAGCTTCGTCAGGTCATCGGACTG ATTGAATACATCAAAGAAGGTGTGAGGCTCCAAGATGCCCGGGAGAAGTTCCAGGAGATGTGGCTGAACTGGAGTCAAAAGCAGCCAAAAGGCAGTGAGATCACAGACTTGGAAGAGACAAGG ATGGAGTCTGAGACTCTGGCCATGTCCCGCAGcattctccagcagctgcaggatgcctgccaGGTGCTAGTATCCAGCATTCaaggcctccccaccagccttcaAGATAAGGTGCAGCAGGTGTATCGCAACATGGAAGAGCTCCGTGCCTCCTTCTCAAGCGTTGGTTCCTTCCAGGAtctctccagcagcctcctgacccaGAGCCGGGAGATGGTGAGCAGGGCCCAGGAATATGTGGATGAGCTGATGGCTTACATGATGCAGAACGCACCTCTGTCCTGGATTGTGGGTCCCTTCATCCCCTCAGGTAAGGGGTCTGCAGGTTCCGTGGAACCACCAAGCCAAGAAAATGAGGATAAAGAAGCAGAAGTCGCAACAGCATCTAAGGCTGACTGA